The genome window TCAAAATCTGTTAGGAACAGGAGGAGCTTTGACAGACCATCCTCTCTCTCACTTCACTTTTACCCCTGATGGAGAATTAAGCTTCATGTCAtatgcagattttttttgttttctgtttttgtttttccttgctTGGCTTCTTTACAAGACCCCAGATATATGGGCAAGACAAAATCATGGAACATTATCTTACAAATTTTCTACTGTCTTTAAATGACTATCAAAACCATTCTGCAGGCACCAGCACctagcaaaaaagaaagaaaaatttctCACCTGTGCCTGCTGATTCATCTCCTCCTTCAGTTCGTCAAAGTACGTCTCGCCGCCTTTGTTGTCATAGTCGGCGTCAAAGAGCTCCTTCAGTTTGCGCTTCTTCTCGGCTCGTTTCTCGGCCAAGGTCATGTCTCGCttggccttcttcttctcttcaacGACTTCGTTGTCCTCGTTGTTCTCCTCGTCGCTGCTCTCGTCGACATCGAAGTCATCGACTGTTGATGTTGGATTCCCCTTGTGGACTTCACCAGTCTCCAGGTCCTCAAAGTCACCGTAGAGCTCATCTGTGACAGTGGAGCAAAACTGAACGGTTAATTTCTGTACTTCACCATCAAACCAAGGTGGGAGTTTGATCTGGATTTTATGTTAactttacattaacattttattatttggcatacccagaaaaacaaaaaaatgacagtCTCTTGAAAAGTTTACATTCATAATTCTTAATCATATCAACACTGCTCAAGTTTACAAATTCAGAattttgagatgaaaaaaatTAAACTCTCCCAAGAATCTTACAAATGCCATTTGCAAGATGTACACGGCAACCGCATTGTAGGCCTCTTGACATGGTTCGCTAAACAAGACTGATCAAGCGCTTTCAAAGAGGAACTTTTCTTcatttgcacacacaaaagTGCACTAATCTCTTCAGATTAACATGCTTTTACATTTGCTACATATATGGAAAAGTGACAATGCTTGTTACTTAAATAATGAACTTTTATACAATGTGAATTAGTCACATTAATAAAAAGTTGGCTACGAGCTTTGTTGCAacttcaagatttttttttttctaatcaaggAAAATCAAATTCTgatcttcttcgtttttttagACACAAGTGCAACTTCTTGAGTTGAAAAGCAGTTTTCCAACAGCATCTAAGCAAGGGAATTCTACATATTAAATCTCTGAAAGATACAGTAGACTCATTTTgcaggcgaaaaaaaaaaacaaagaagtcaTCATGAGTGTTCTAGTTCATGAAATACTGCCCTCTACAAATGACATCCTTACCATCTTGATCAAGGAGGGTCTTTGCGTCTTCTCCTTCCTCCCACTTTCCAGTTACAAAACAGTCTGCGATGAGATTCTTTATCTAAACAAAGATTGTGCAACAAACGAAGATAAGGAAGAAAACATTCCATTTTACTAGTTTTCCAGAAAGTAGTTCAAGTATATTCATTATGAAGTGTCCAAACTTTATGAACAAAATACACATCAATGCAATAGATTATGTCTTAAACACTTGCTATCAACAAAAACATCACTACAACTACcctaaaaaaaattaaaattccCCAAAGTTTAATGTGAGTAGTACACCAGAAGTTTATAGATGCAATTCTTATATTAAACAAGGAAATTTACAAAGATTCCAACACAAGTTACCAGGAACGTTTTCATTGCCTAATCTCAATTACATGTCAGTGTGATGGATAATACCAACAGTGGAAAGATAATTTTTAGATATATTACCATCTTCTTATCTATTGTGAAATTTTGCTGAAACTGTCATTGGTctaccagtatttttttttttttttttttgggggggggggggggagagatattctttttatttgacaCATAGCTGGAGCATAGAGAGGAATTTCTTTTCTAACACTCACTTCCTGCGAAGTCCAGTCCTGTACCACCTCTACAGGGAAGGCTGAACTGTCCAGGTCATTCATCCCTTTCCGCAGCTTCTTCTTCCGCGAGTCTGTGGTTGTCTTGGTAACAGAGAACAGTCCTCCCAGTTCCTCTCCTTCTTCATCATCAGATGATGCTGCCTCCGCCACTACAGAGAAAAAGGTTCATAATTTACATATATagtttttactttcattttctgtACTCTCCTCATAGAAGGCTTTCCTTGATATTCCTATGAAAGGCTTTCAAACCACATGATAACAATTCTGCTATGATAgtttacatcaatgattttattatctGACTTTAATGGGATATCAGATAGCAATGTTGAGATGTTGCATTATTATCATGTCACCTTAGGAGAGATCTTTCAAATGCGGAGTTATGACTGTCTAGCAACAAGGTACACATACCTTGATTCAATGTCCACTGTGAAGGGTCAGAGGGTTAGCCGCTAACCCAAAGAGATAACAACACAACAGAAGCCCAGCTAGTTCTACCATTCAAAAGTAAACATGCTACCAACCTACATTGTCACTAGCTTGCCCCTTCCTCCTCATGCCCTCTCACCgccccctttctttcttctttcacatttttgtaGCTAGGAAGCACTCACCATTCCCATACACCAGTCTACGGAGGTTGGGCGTCTGTGACTGCTGTCTCAGGAAAGCCTGTGCAGCCTTCTGGGCGAGATTTTCTTTCCACTTGAGGTGACCTACACACAGGGGAAAGATAACAAACACTCATGAAGCCATCAGCAAAATGTTTCAAACCAGACATGCTATCTGTCACCATACTCCTGATGACAAAATACAAGTAAGATCAAAGAAGGCAGTTTTTTAAATCTATACTCTTTGTCTCTGCTTCTAAAAACTCTGCAAGAGATTAAAAAGAGTagcaaaaatatgacaattatgACCATACTCACAACAACAAACCACTAATAAAGAGAACCAAATAATTTCAGAACTGAGCAGGATAGAGCATCTGGAGTGTAGTCTTCTCCTTTGTCACACCTCTTGACCTTACAAAATTGTTCAGTGTCTTATTACAAAAACTAACCTAGAAAATTTTGTCTATGCACTATAACTGCTGACATTCTGCCATTAAATTTAAAGTTACCTTGTATGagtgaggttttgaaatttcaccTGCACTGTCAACTCATTACACAGCTTTGCACTCAATTTTGCCTTGCATGATAGGTAGATACAGGGCAGGAATATTGTATGCATAGTTTGTTCTTCCATGCCCATGCCAATGCCAGCTTTATGCCCTGAGAACCATTTTTTCCACCCCATCACTATTGGTTGCAATCTACATATAGCTATCACACTGGCAATAGCTTACAGCTAAGATGCAATGCACACTCTTTCCTAAAAACTTTTGATTTTGACTTTGAgagaaaacttttttcttttttttttctataaggataaaaaatataaggatataaGGGATAAAATACAAGCGTTGATACTTTCCTGTCAAAATTATACAAAGATAAGTGTGATATATTCACCTTCCTCATCTTCCTCTTTGGTGTCAGactcatcttcatcatcatctccctcttcctcctccttctcctcctcatcttctgtgtcctcctcctcatcactgtcttcttctctttcttcaaaCTCATCTTTGCTCTGGTCTCTTTTCTCcacctcctcatcatcatcgtcactgGACTCATCAGAAAAGTCATTCTCCAAGAACTGAGTGCTGTCACCTTCCTTTTGCTTTATCTGCGCAGACTTTCTTTTCTTAGTTCTTTGGTCTCCCATCTCTTCGGATAAACGATTGGAGTCTCTCGGTAATGCGAGGCTATCGTTTCCTTTGGGGATGGTCTTTGAGGGTGCAGTTTTAGTCCTCTGGTCCTCAGCACTGCTCATTTTCACCCGACTACCTCTCCTAATGGTTACAtgttcctcctcctcttcttcctcatcctcctcttcctcctcttcatcatcatcatcatcgtcatcatcatcatcactttcttcaacatcatcaccatcgctGCCGGCTTTTGTCCTGTTGCTATGCTGAAGTGATGACTTTGTGGCTGAAGCATTAGTTCTCAATTTCTTTGTGTGCATCacatcctctctttccagttcaTCATCACTGTCTGCAAAGGCAAGGTCTTCAACGTcctgcaaaacaaaataaataaaatttttaACCCCTTCAGTGCACGGGACTACAGACAGTGTGTATAATGCTATGGGGTTTCCTGTGCCACTTGGCACTCGaagcacacaaagagttaacaTGTATGTTCCAACattgaaaaatgacaaaatatggtTCAGACCAGTGATAACATTCAACTTCTATGTGTGGAATTTGTACagtatacattatatatgtatcataaaatggaaATGTCGGTTAAATGAGTCAAAGTACATTTCTGCTGAAATTAGGTTTCAAAGTACAAGTTATTGATGCAAAATATATGTACGTATCACTAAACAAGAGTTGATTGTACCGTATACCAAGATGTACGTGGACAAATTATGATTATGCCAAACCAACTGTTTGTATTCACATATTAACACAAGATGTGCATCttaaaaccaaatttcatctgacAGCGTACATTTTTCTCTTCAACTGCTGTAAACATTGCATCCATCTGCTATCTCGAACCATGTAATTCTCACAATTTCAAGACAATGACTGCTTTGTACAAATATTAGAAGTTGGCAGGGATTATGAGATAGAAGGGAGATACAGATAAGTGCTCTCAATCACCAGCTAATACTATACACCCATCTTTCATCtcacattattttgtcattaaGACTACCATACCATTTTGGCCTTTTTAGTTTTCTGTTCCATTCCAGTACTGTGTAGGGAGATCTTCTGACGCTGATATGCAcgcaaaaataaacatgaataagACACACtgtaaaatacaaacaaaatcactGCATAAGTTTGGAGGTTTATTTCATTCTTGATGAAATCTGGCACTGCTTTCAATCCATTTACACCAAAAACTGACTTACAATGTGATGATAACTTTTTGACTTCATAAGCTCACCCCTTCAAGACAATGTTATGTTTGCAGACAAGAGAAAACATCCAGCAACAGTAAGTTAAGGTCCATTTTTTAGAGCTACACCAGAAGAGCTACAATCTCTTTCCATGTACATTTTGCATTCAAAGAGAACACCAACTAAAGAGAAGGATATGCTGTTTACTCTTGTTGTATGTAAATTCCAGAAATCAAGTCACTGTATAATTCCTGCTTGATCCCTCTTAAGGTCTTAAAAGACCATAAACTgcaccaaaaaaacaacaacaacaaacaaaaatcctcTGGGCATCTTATATTATTCTGAATACTGGTAAGTATGCTggaactagaaatacatgtagaagaCTATGGGAGCAGTCTGTAACACTAGGAATTACATCTTATCATGAGATTGATTTCAATTACAAATTGATGGCTCACCTTAaatttaatttcttcttctttctcctcattcTCTTCATCATCGCTTTCAAAGCTGTcaccatcctcctcctcttcttcctcctcctcttcatcttcatcttcctcctcatcatcctcTCCCTCATCGTCTCCTCCAAGAACAGCTTTCCTCCTCACCCTCCCGTCCTCTGCGGTGATGCGCTCCTTCTCTGGCAGGGTTAAGTTGGTATCCATGGCGACCTCTTCGGAGGATACCGGCTTGGAGTCGGCAAAGAGTGCCAGCTTGCTGGCAGCCATCTTGGTGTCCAGAGTCTTCTGGGTTCCAATCAGACTGGAGACCAACTCGTTGGTGGATTGATCCTCATCCTGTCATcagtgagacaaaaaaaaatagtatccaGAAATGATCAAACTGGTATTAATTAACTCTAAATGCACAGTCCACTCCCGTTATAAccaacatggttataacaaaattctagTTACAGTGAAATTAACATTCAGGACCCAACATTGTCCACTCTATGTtttctattctttatttttgtggtTCTAactaaatttcaatataacaaaagaaaactaccagtcctgaggacttccTTATAAAGGGAGCGGACTGTAGTATCATTTTTGTTGGTAACAGACTCACATATAAGCACTAAATTGTAGCGGTACAAACGTGGTGGGCCCCACAATATACAACCTTCAATACTTAGGGGGTAACCCTGTCTCCATCCTCCAATTTTTGATCACCAAATTGGATAGCAATGTCTGCAATCCCCATCTACGTGAACTATAATgcaccccctttttttattgAGTGCTTATgttgataattctttattttcattcccATTGTGCCTACATATTATTATattgagatatggagaaaaatataataaacttgaacttgaacctgATCGTGTGTAGCATACATGAGGGACACTTTTTATTGAGAGTagcaaacaagtaaacaataaGAGAAGGCATGTAGAATACAAATCATCCTACATTTCAACTTGTGTAAGTCAAGTCAAAGATTGATAaaaaacacaatgaaatatacTGGTAAAACAAGATTATTTTTACTTTACATGGCAAAGTAAAAATTGCTAAATATGTTACAACCATCTAGCATTCATGTATTCCACAGAAAGTCATCAGTTACAAATGATGAACACATATAAGTAGATGCAAAAGCCATTGACAACATCGTACCTCAACGTTCTGACTGTGCGGCTTGTGACTGCCTAACTCCACGTAGACAACATCTTTGTCATAGACGATTCCGCCGACTCCGGACATGGGCGCATAGATGAGTCGCTCCTTCTCGTTCAAGGAGCGTTTCTTCTCTTTGTTCGGCAGGGGGCAAGGGTCGGGCAGAAAGGAAACATCCTTCAATCCGAAATCACCacatcctaaaaaaaaaaagaaaattaaaaagcaGACATAGTAGAAGTAACATCACAATGAAATCACTAATCACTAAAACAAGCTCAGAGCTTGAATAGCTTTAAGTATAAGCTCAAAAATGTGTTTCTTGATAAGTATTAATAAACAGTTTTATGGTAATTAAACGTATGTGTATTTAAATCAATGTTTTCTAGAAGTACTTCATTAAGTATACTCGGCaggttatcttctgtttcattcattattctaatGGTACACTgtgtataatgtacactgtaaacactttatacataaaCTTGTGCTTTGTAACATATACATGACTTACATAGTACGGTTCATGTGCCCTTGTAAATAGTGTATATAATCTtatggtgtttttgttatatttcactcagccttatctttgatatcattttgtctataatctgtagggggactacatttaacaagcagtgcttctaagtagtcccctccacatttgtATATGGTGTTATTCTATCTAAGAATATCactatattttgtatatacatgtaacatacTCTGTATAGTTTTGatataatgtccactatgtgTTATACCCTGTATATTCTATCATATAATGTCCACcatgtggaatatgaataaatttcatttcatttcatttcatttcaaatgactTGTAAACATGAAGGAGGCAATTTTAATgatgaaaagagaaaacattAGAAAATTTTTGTAGAAGAATTCTCACAAGACATGGATTTTGTTAAAATCTTTACTTGACAGTAATCAAAACTTTGTTCTGAAAACCTTTTATATAGTACACCTACACTGAGCATGATCTGggtatatgtgtgtgcgtgtgtgtgtgttgtgtgtgtgtttgaaattATGTGTATACGACGTATGCGTACACGTATAAACACACCTCCTGTGTAGTTGGGATGCTGGTGCATGCGTGATTTCTCTGTTCATCTCAAAACAAATTCATATTCctaaatatcaaatttcagaacaacaatgaaaataaagtttacGTTAGGTTCTTGTATTTTCTACTGGAGTACCAGTGAATACATTTTACAAggatttctctctttttttttgcacgttgaaaaagtgaaaataaagtttgaattgaattgaattgaattgaattgaattgaatctgaAAACAtcagaaagatagaaagagacagacaaaaTTATTGcacaaattatttttaaaaattaGCATTCAATTATCTTTTCCAATCATCCATTGGAAACAACATCAAATCAAGTGGTTAAACTTGTGATTGGCATTATTGACTGCTAACAAGTATCCAGTATCCCTAGTCCTACCTGGAATGTGAACGGAGCTATTCTGCCTGAGTGGGATTCCTCGCATGTAACCATAGAGGGCGACATTGCGGTCACATTTGGGATTCTGTCTGATGAGTTCAGGACTGGTCAGGTCTTCCATTCTGCATGACAAGGAAAGGGCACAGCATGAAAGGAAGAAATTGTATCAgttacttttaatattttatgaaCATATAACATGACAccactttgatttgtttttctctcagcTCTTTTTCTCCCACTTTTGCTTTCTCCCTCTCCAAATACTTCTGGTTGTGTTTCAGCATTTCTCGTTTGTTTATTCCAAATCACTTTGGGCTGTGTCTTCAATGAATCTACACTGAAGTTCTAAATTATGCCTAAAACACAGTCCATTGGCATCAAATTATTGTTAGTGTCAATACAAGTGACATCTAGTGTGGATAAACAAATTGTGTCTGTCCTGTCCACTGACATTTATGCGACATCATGATGCCTAAATTGCAATGTCttttaaacatatttttctGATCCATCACTTGTctgaaaatacatttgtacagttgATTTGAGTCAACCCAGTTATATGAATAAAGAGCAATCAAATGACTGATCACAAATGGCAGCTCACCTATCAGCGATGACGTAGGGATGTGTGTTCCTCCAGACGAGGGGTCTGAACTTCATGACGGAGATGAAGCGACCCAGGTTGTGGACTTCCCTCCTCTGGTAGTCACCGTGGACCATTCCCGACAAGTAGAACAGCTTGGCTCCCTAGGTATATAAGATGATAATTATCTTTCTTGAGTTAGTTTGTAGGATTTCCTTTTGCTGGCTTCCCATATGAAATACGACTCTTGTAGTTTGAGAGATGTCTTTTTGCTTTATTACATACTTTAAGGTCCTGAGAGGGACAGTAAGGTGGCTATCATGCAGCCTATGATTATGTAATGTGAATTATCATTTCAGTGTCATTAAACACTGCATGAACAGATGTACAGTCATTTTGAgcaaattgcaaaatttttgaGAAATTCAGGACACTAAGTCAATCAGTGATACAAATTTAGAGGAATCTTTGCTGTGAGAATCATGGCTTTTCAttgtgtttttcaaatctatctAACTTTTCTAGATTTGTGTTACCCTGGACATGTGACAAGCAAAGTTGTTGAGAAATGCCAAGCTTTGGTTTGATGTGAATTGTATGATAAATCtcagattttttgtttctttctaatGATGAGAAGCTACAATACAGCAGAGGTATGACTTGTgcgtacaaaacaatgacagaaATGTGGAATTTGCTCGCAAATCCAGTAAGGAACACTGTTTGTTAGTCAATTACCACATAAAATCAAGCTGCGTGATTTATCAATCAGTTTGGGcaaatttgtgtgtttgaaCAGAATATGCAAACTAGGCACGCTGTCGACTGAGTTGGGCGTGCAAACGTAACACATACAGGGGTTAATGTCATTCAGTCctatttgacattgtttttattttgctcaaAGAACAGGTTATAGATGTGACCCGCCCACCTGGTAGACCTCAGTCCAGAACCGGTGTTTGAGtctcttcttcgtcttcttcagTGCCTTGTTGTCCTTCATCATGTCCAGGTGGGTCAAGACGCCCATGATGCGGGGGAAGCCGTGCACCTGGGCCACGTTCAGGAACTCAAAGGTCTCCATCTCAAACCCGAAGCTGGCATCCACCAGCAGCAGGGCCTAAGATGAAATGGgaaatgggagaaaaaaaaatgggagaatGATTATACAGTTGAATTGGGGCAAACAGAAAAAATGACACTGTTAAATCAGGGCCCCAGTTCACAGAGCATCTCACTATCAAATGAATCCTAATCCTACTACTacatcagggccccatttcttaaaagttgttatcagtgacaactgccacatttctatgacaaatttgctcttagccaatcagatgcaaggatttcagtagcttataacaactatgacaacttgtcactgataacaagttttatggaACGGGGCCCAGGAGTCAGGAACAAAACACTCAGAAATGAAACTCTGCTAAGTTGTCGCTATGATATCTCAGCTTTTTGCAACCTCCAAGTCTCTCTGACATTAAAAAAAGGCCACACGTTCACTTCATCCACCAACAGCGGTGCCTGGAATGAAATGAGCACGgtgggagaaaagaaaaaaaaattgtggg of Diadema setosum chromosome 15, eeDiaSeto1, whole genome shotgun sequence contains these proteins:
- the LOC140238751 gene encoding ribosome biogenesis protein BMS1 homolog; the encoded protein is MADEGTAPHRTHRERQAGRKFEKKKARTKPQDENLTAKQRNPRAFAIQSVNKMARKVRRTLDIKEKKHHIPVVDRTPLEPPPIVVAVVGPPKVGKTTLIRCLVKNFTRQNLGTINGPVTIVSGKKRRLTLIECNNDINSMIDVAKVADLALLLVDASFGFEMETFEFLNVAQVHGFPRIMGVLTHLDMMKDNKALKKTKKRLKHRFWTEVYQGAKLFYLSGMVHGDYQRREVHNLGRFISVMKFRPLVWRNTHPYVIADRMEDLTSPELIRQNPKCDRNVALYGYMRGIPLRQNSSVHIPGCGDFGLKDVSFLPDPCPLPNKEKKRSLNEKERLIYAPMSGVGGIVYDKDVVYVELGSHKPHSQNVEDEDQSTNELVSSLIGTQKTLDTKMAASKLALFADSKPVSSEEVAMDTNLTLPEKERITAEDGRVRRKAVLGGDDEGEDDEEEDEDEEEEEEEEEDGDSFESDDEENEEKEEEIKFKVSHQFDVEDLAFADSDDELEREDVMHTKKLRTNASATKSSLQHSNRTKAGSDGDDVEESDDDDDDDDDDEEEEEEDEEEEEEEHQKEGHLKWKENLAQKAAQAFLRQQSQTPNLRRLVYGNVAEAASSDDEEGEELGGLFSVTKTTTDSRKKKLRKGMNDLDSSAFPVEVVQDWTSQEIKNLIADCFVTGKWEEGEDAKTLLDQDDELYGDFEDLETGEVHKGNPTSTVDDFDVDESSDEENNEDNEVVEEKKKAKRDMTLAEKRAEKKRKLKELFDADYDNKGGETYFDELKEEMNQQAQLNRSEFADMDDEIRTQYEGFRAGMYVRVEISSMPCEFVTNFDPTYPIILGGLLNSEEAVGYVQMRVKKHRWYSRILKTRDPLIFSVGWRRFQTIPLYSIQDHNGRNRLLKYTPEHMHCQAIIWGPITPQGTGVLAVQSVSGRMPGFRIAATGVILDLDKSISIVKKLKLTGTPLKIHKNTAFIQGMFNSALEVVKFEGASIRTVSGIRGQIKKPLKSPPGAFRATFEDKILKSDIIFVRTWYQVAVPKFYNPVTTLLLPPEEKGQWAGMRTVGQLRHDANLPVPRQKDSEYKTIERKTRHFNRLVVPKGLQKELPFKERCKQVGLKRTVRRGKQGKTSIRGARAVIREPHERKVVELMNQLGTLYKEKQRRERQAMVSRVEVHRKKMSVMEAQRQERQKKAKQEVYKLMGQMQKKKSK